From one Pedobacter faecalis genomic stretch:
- a CDS encoding efflux RND transporter permease subunit, whose product MSISTTSIKRPVLAIVMNLMILLFGIIGYTFLGVREFPNIEPTVVSVRTSYPGANSDIIESQITEPLEKSINGIDGIRNITSSSNQGSSNITIEFNLDKNIDDAANDVRDKVSQAARSLPKDIDGNPVVSKADDNSDAVITMTVQSDKRNVMELSDYAENVIADRLQTITGVSSVRIMGQRKYAMRIRIAPDKLAAYGLTSQDIVNALNQENVELPSGRITGANTELTVKTLGKLTNEQQFNDLILKSDSGSLVRLSDIGYAELASENEETVLRESGKPMVAVGLIPQPGANYLDISKEFDRRFEELQKDIPKDIKLNISLDTTKFIKQSVTEVAETIVLSLILVILIIYLFFRDWAIAFRPLIDIPVSLIFTFFIMYIFGFSINVLSLLAIVLATGLVVDDGIVVTENIFKKIEEGYSPFEAAIKGSNEIFFAVISISITLAAVFLPVIFLEGFVGRLFREFGVVIGAAVLISAFVSLTLTPMLNAYLMKKSGHKKTRFYEATEPYFVKLNDGYAERLDKFLARKWLAVPILLVCVGLIVLFWNIIPKETAPYDDRSAINMNISTPEGSSFAYTDRFMGKIVDMINDSVPEKKVNITITSPGFGGGSTNSGFVRMGLVDPGDRERSQAEIAAKLTSITRKYTEGKAVVTQQPTISVGRRGGLPINYIIQAQNFEKLREKLPVFMDEVGKDPTFTTSDVNLKFNKPEINLTIDRDKAKALGVSAADIGTALQLGLSGQRFSYFFMDGKQYQVIGQFEASERKAPLDLSSVYVRNSRNQLIQLDNVVTAEEQSSPPQLYRNNRFISATVSAGLSPGKSIGDGLEAMDRISEKVLDESFSTDLGGESRDFKESSSNTLFAFLLALLLVYLILSAQFESFIDPVIIILTVPMAVAGAFLSLWLFGQSWNIFSQIGTIMLIGLVTKNGILIVEFANQLKEQGKSVKEAIREASVSRLRPILMTSLAIAIGALPIAMALGAAAKSRMGMGIVIVGGTTFSLILTLFVIPAIYTYWSKEHKANADLEASLKTALANEADANIKRDQHAG is encoded by the coding sequence ATGAGTATTTCTACCACGAGTATAAAGCGGCCGGTACTGGCCATTGTGATGAACCTGATGATTCTCCTTTTCGGGATCATCGGCTATACGTTTCTCGGCGTCAGGGAGTTTCCCAACATCGAGCCAACCGTAGTATCTGTGCGGACTTCCTATCCGGGCGCAAATTCTGATATCATCGAATCTCAAATAACAGAGCCGCTGGAAAAATCCATTAATGGTATCGACGGAATCAGGAACATCACTTCGTCCAGTAATCAGGGTTCCAGCAACATCACTATCGAATTCAATCTCGATAAAAATATTGATGACGCGGCAAATGATGTGCGCGACAAGGTTTCGCAGGCTGCCAGAAGTTTGCCAAAGGATATCGACGGAAATCCGGTGGTCAGTAAAGCGGATGACAACTCCGATGCGGTAATTACCATGACCGTACAAAGTGACAAACGGAACGTGATGGAGCTTAGTGACTATGCTGAAAATGTGATTGCAGATCGTTTGCAAACCATCACAGGAGTGAGCAGTGTGCGCATCATGGGTCAGCGTAAATATGCCATGCGCATACGTATAGCCCCCGATAAGCTCGCTGCTTACGGGCTTACCTCTCAGGATATCGTCAATGCACTGAACCAGGAGAATGTTGAATTGCCTTCAGGCCGCATCACCGGAGCCAATACGGAACTCACGGTCAAAACGCTTGGAAAGCTGACTAATGAACAGCAGTTCAATGACCTGATCCTTAAATCCGACTCGGGAAGTCTTGTGCGCCTGAGCGATATCGGATATGCGGAACTGGCATCAGAGAATGAAGAAACCGTGCTACGCGAGTCAGGAAAGCCGATGGTGGCGGTCGGATTGATTCCGCAGCCTGGAGCTAACTACCTCGATATTTCAAAGGAATTTGACCGCCGTTTTGAAGAACTGCAAAAAGATATCCCTAAAGACATCAAACTAAATATTTCGCTGGATACGACGAAGTTTATCAAGCAATCCGTTACCGAGGTTGCGGAAACGATAGTCCTTTCGTTAATTCTGGTTATACTCATCATTTACCTGTTCTTTCGTGATTGGGCCATTGCATTTCGACCCCTTATTGATATACCGGTATCGCTGATCTTTACCTTCTTTATCATGTATATTTTTGGGTTTTCGATCAACGTGCTGTCGCTTTTGGCCATTGTACTTGCCACTGGGCTTGTTGTTGACGACGGTATTGTGGTTACAGAAAACATCTTTAAAAAGATTGAAGAAGGCTACTCGCCCTTTGAAGCGGCAATAAAGGGGTCTAATGAGATTTTTTTCGCGGTAATCTCCATATCTATAACGCTTGCCGCAGTATTCCTTCCGGTCATCTTTCTCGAGGGATTTGTCGGGCGGCTGTTCCGCGAGTTCGGTGTGGTGATAGGCGCAGCTGTATTGATCTCAGCTTTCGTGTCGCTTACCCTCACGCCAATGCTGAACGCCTATCTGATGAAAAAGAGCGGGCATAAAAAGACTAGGTTTTATGAGGCTACGGAACCCTACTTTGTAAAACTAAACGATGGTTATGCCGAGCGGCTTGATAAGTTTCTCGCCAGAAAATGGCTTGCTGTTCCTATTCTGCTCGTATGCGTTGGTCTGATCGTATTATTTTGGAACATTATACCGAAAGAGACCGCCCCATACGATGACCGGAGCGCAATAAATATGAATATCTCTACACCCGAGGGCTCCTCGTTTGCTTATACCGATCGCTTTATGGGAAAGATCGTCGACATGATCAATGATTCTGTTCCCGAAAAAAAGGTTAACATCACCATCACTTCACCCGGGTTTGGTGGGGGGTCGACAAACAGCGGTTTTGTAAGAATGGGATTGGTGGATCCGGGCGACCGCGAGCGTTCCCAGGCGGAGATTGCCGCGAAACTCACTTCGATTACCAGGAAATATACAGAGGGCAAAGCGGTGGTTACCCAGCAGCCTACTATTTCCGTGGGTCGGCGCGGGGGCTTGCCTATCAACTATATCATTCAGGCACAGAATTTTGAAAAATTGCGTGAAAAGCTGCCTGTCTTCATGGATGAGGTAGGTAAAGACCCTACGTTTACCACCTCAGACGTAAACCTGAAATTTAACAAGCCTGAAATCAATCTGACTATAGATCGCGACAAAGCCAAAGCGCTCGGTGTTTCTGCCGCGGATATCGGCACGGCATTGCAGCTTGGCCTGAGCGGTCAGCGATTCTCCTATTTCTTTATGGACGGCAAACAATATCAGGTAATCGGTCAGTTTGAAGCAAGCGAACGCAAAGCTCCGCTCGATCTCAGTTCCGTTTACGTGAGAAATAGCCGCAACCAGCTCATTCAGCTCGATAACGTCGTTACTGCCGAAGAGCAGAGCAGTCCCCCGCAGTTATACCGAAACAACCGCTTCATTTCGGCCACCGTTTCAGCGGGCTTGTCGCCGGGCAAGAGTATTGGTGATGGTCTAGAAGCCATGGACCGGATCTCGGAGAAGGTACTCGACGAGTCATTTTCAACCGATCTTGGTGGAGAATCAAGGGATTTCAAAGAGAGTTCTTCGAACACGTTGTTTGCCTTCCTGCTGGCCTTGCTGCTGGTATATCTGATACTGTCTGCGCAGTTTGAGAGTTTTATCGATCCGGTAATTATTATTCTGACGGTTCCGATGGCGGTGGCGGGAGCATTTCTGTCCTTGTGGCTGTTCGGCCAGAGCTGGAATATCTTCAGTCAGATCGGCACCATTATGCTTATCGGACTTGTAACGAAGAACGGTATCTTGATCGTCGAATTTGCCAACCAGCTTAAGGAGCAGGGCAAAAGTGTTAAGGAGGCGATCAGGGAAGCATCTGTGTCGAGGCTAAGGCCTATTCTTATGACGAGTTTAGCGATTGCCATTGGTGCGCTGCCCATCGCCATGGCTCTGGGCGCGGCTGCTAAAAGCAGGATGGGTATGGGTATCGTAATTGTGGGCGGAACCACTTTCTCTCTGATCCTTACGCTTTTCGTTATTCCGGCCATCTATACCTATTGGTCAAAAGAACATAAAGCCAATGCCGATCTGGAGGCATCGCTTAAAACGGCCTTGGCAAATGAAGCGGACGCAAACATAAAAAGGGATCAACATGCGGGTTAA
- a CDS encoding S8 family peptidase encodes MIEKMMNNFRKGLLGVGLMVAVPFLSFSQKPNWQNLDLQADSTFGISTEKAYSELLKGKKSKKVTVAVVDSGVDIEHEDLKPVIWVNPKEKAGNGKDDDKNGYTDDVKGWSFLGSAKGSINNETLELTRLVRRDKARFGDKDASQIPAADKAAYETYLKNKAAFDQEVAEAKAGLEQFSAVKNAIDGVVKKMGKENPTLEDFKALDPADNMEANVKRIMLQQLEGKTFAEFYKSQIEPGYEHYHSQLEYNLNLDYDPRSIVGDDPNNMKERFYGTAEVQGPDARHGTHVAGIIGAMRTNSLGIMGVADNVDIMVVRAVPNGDERDKDVANAIRYAVDKGAKVINMSFGKSYSWDKGIVDEAVKYAVSKDVLLVHAAGNDNNNLEEKENFPDPRYVDGGVASSWLTVGASGWKNDGTIKASFSNYGKTTVDVFAPGVNINSTVPGSKYEKLNGTSMAAPVVAGLAALIRSYYPKLTAVQVKDIIMKSVVKVDQSVTITDDSGAKTVPFSDLCVTGGIVNAYNALKLAEGYK; translated from the coding sequence ATGATTGAAAAAATGATGAACAATTTTCGTAAGGGCCTGCTGGGCGTTGGATTGATGGTTGCCGTCCCTTTCTTGTCTTTTTCGCAAAAGCCGAACTGGCAGAATCTTGATTTACAGGCCGATTCTACATTCGGGATCAGTACCGAAAAAGCCTACAGCGAATTGTTGAAAGGAAAGAAGTCGAAGAAAGTGACTGTTGCGGTGGTAGATTCCGGAGTGGATATTGAACATGAAGACCTTAAGCCGGTAATCTGGGTCAATCCGAAGGAAAAGGCGGGGAACGGCAAGGATGATGACAAAAACGGTTATACTGATGACGTTAAAGGCTGGAGTTTCTTGGGTTCAGCGAAAGGATCAATCAATAACGAAACTTTGGAGCTGACCCGTTTGGTGAGACGCGATAAAGCCAGATTTGGTGACAAGGATGCTTCTCAGATTCCTGCAGCAGACAAAGCCGCTTATGAAACTTATTTAAAAAATAAAGCTGCATTTGATCAGGAGGTCGCTGAAGCGAAGGCTGGCCTGGAGCAGTTTTCGGCAGTGAAAAATGCCATCGACGGTGTTGTAAAAAAAATGGGGAAAGAAAACCCTACGCTTGAGGATTTTAAAGCGTTGGATCCGGCTGACAATATGGAGGCTAATGTTAAGCGGATCATGCTTCAGCAACTAGAAGGCAAAACCTTTGCTGAGTTCTACAAATCTCAGATCGAACCGGGATATGAGCACTACCATAGCCAGCTGGAGTACAACCTTAATCTTGATTATGATCCTCGTTCTATTGTTGGAGATGATCCGAACAACATGAAGGAACGCTTTTATGGAACTGCCGAGGTGCAGGGCCCGGACGCAAGACACGGAACCCACGTTGCTGGTATTATTGGTGCAATGCGCACAAACAGTCTTGGCATTATGGGTGTAGCTGACAATGTAGATATTATGGTGGTGCGTGCTGTTCCTAACGGCGACGAGCGTGATAAGGATGTGGCAAACGCCATTCGCTATGCTGTTGATAAGGGTGCTAAAGTGATCAATATGAGCTTTGGAAAGTCGTATTCCTGGGACAAGGGCATCGTAGATGAAGCTGTAAAGTATGCTGTTTCTAAAGATGTACTGCTTGTACATGCTGCAGGTAATGACAACAACAATCTTGAAGAGAAGGAGAATTTTCCTGACCCAAGATATGTGGACGGAGGCGTAGCAAGTTCATGGTTAACCGTAGGTGCCTCTGGTTGGAAGAATGACGGAACTATTAAGGCGAGCTTTTCTAATTACGGTAAGACCACTGTGGACGTGTTTGCGCCTGGTGTGAATATTAACTCAACAGTACCTGGTTCAAAATACGAAAAGTTAAACGGTACCAGTATGGCCGCTCCGGTAGTAGCAGGTCTGGCTGCTTTAATCCGTTCGTATTATCCTAAGTTAACAGCCGTTCAGGTAAAAGATATCATTATGAAGTCGGTAGTTAAAGTTGACCAGTCGGTTACCATCACAGACGACTCAGGTGCTAAGACGGTACCTTTCAGTGACCTGTGTGTAACAGGTGGAATCGTTAACGCCTACAATGCTTTAAAACTGGCAGAGGGTTATAAATAG
- a CDS encoding M61 family metallopeptidase, producing MKTAAATIIILLAFNMISKSQVKIGFEVSFTEPQAHYAEIEMTISGLKKDHVDIRMPVWAPGSYLVREFSKNIEGLTASANSKSIRTEKIRKNAWRIYSANANSVKIKYRIYAFEVSVRTSFVDDNHAFLSTTGVFMYPDGMLDMPSTVRIKPFKGWEKVSTGLEPVAGEPFTYAAANFDILYDSPIEVGNQDVFEFTAGGVKHEVAMVGGGNYDAEKLQKDMARIVEEATAMYGENPNKHYTFIVHNYQSGGGGLEHLNSTVLGATRNGYTNPKTYLGFLNLVAHEYYHLWNVKRLRPQALGPFDYENENYTTSLWVAEGFTAYYENKLMHRSGFLTDQETVQNLATAITGVVNTPGAKIQSVAEASYDAWIKYYRPNENSNNSTVSYYSKGEVLGMFMDLEISNATKGAKNLDDVMKAMYDEYYKAKGRGYTDAEFKAMVEKISGADFTAFWEKYVNGTGPLDYEKYFGYAGIKVKNITEGLNIPYLGTATKRTEAGFFVSAVSRNSAAWTDGINVNDELISVDDVPVDISIENMPVIMSKKPGESVNIRVRRDGLIRDFKVTLKANPNVKLEATIDPKATAKQKAVLKGWLR from the coding sequence ATGAAAACAGCAGCAGCCACCATCATTATTCTACTCGCATTTAATATGATCAGCAAGTCTCAGGTTAAAATTGGATTTGAAGTTAGCTTTACCGAACCACAGGCCCATTATGCCGAAATCGAAATGACAATTTCGGGGTTAAAGAAGGACCACGTCGACATCAGAATGCCAGTTTGGGCGCCTGGATCTTACCTGGTCAGGGAATTTTCCAAAAATATCGAAGGCCTGACTGCAAGTGCGAATAGTAAGTCCATCCGCACGGAGAAAATCAGGAAAAACGCCTGGCGCATTTATAGTGCAAATGCAAACAGCGTCAAGATAAAATACCGCATTTATGCTTTTGAAGTTTCTGTGCGCACCTCATTTGTAGACGACAACCACGCTTTCTTGTCAACCACAGGTGTTTTTATGTATCCCGATGGTATGCTCGACATGCCGAGCACTGTTCGCATCAAGCCTTTCAAAGGCTGGGAAAAAGTATCTACCGGACTGGAGCCTGTAGCGGGTGAGCCCTTTACCTATGCGGCTGCTAATTTTGATATTCTGTACGACAGCCCGATTGAAGTGGGCAACCAGGATGTGTTTGAATTTACCGCCGGGGGAGTTAAGCATGAAGTAGCCATGGTTGGAGGCGGCAATTACGACGCGGAGAAACTGCAGAAAGATATGGCCCGCATTGTTGAAGAAGCAACCGCTATGTATGGTGAAAACCCGAATAAACATTACACTTTTATAGTGCATAACTATCAGAGCGGCGGCGGGGGACTGGAACACCTGAATTCAACCGTGCTGGGCGCGACACGAAATGGCTATACCAACCCTAAAACCTATCTCGGTTTCCTCAACCTGGTGGCGCATGAGTACTATCATCTCTGGAACGTAAAGAGGCTAAGACCGCAGGCACTCGGACCTTTCGATTACGAGAACGAGAATTACACCACAAGCCTATGGGTAGCGGAAGGATTTACCGCTTACTATGAAAACAAACTGATGCACCGTTCCGGGTTCCTCACGGACCAGGAAACTGTGCAAAACCTGGCCACGGCAATAACTGGTGTGGTCAACACCCCCGGAGCAAAAATACAATCGGTTGCAGAAGCCAGTTACGATGCCTGGATCAAATATTACAGGCCAAACGAAAACTCGAACAACAGCACCGTCTCCTATTACAGCAAAGGTGAGGTACTGGGAATGTTTATGGACTTAGAGATATCGAATGCAACAAAGGGAGCAAAAAACCTGGATGACGTAATGAAAGCGATGTACGACGAATATTACAAAGCCAAGGGCCGTGGGTATACCGATGCCGAATTCAAGGCCATGGTTGAGAAGATCAGCGGAGCAGATTTCACAGCGTTTTGGGAGAAATATGTGAATGGCACCGGTCCCCTGGATTATGAGAAATACTTTGGTTATGCCGGCATAAAAGTGAAGAACATCACTGAAGGCCTCAACATTCCTTACCTCGGAACAGCGACGAAGCGTACGGAAGCAGGATTCTTTGTATCCGCCGTGTCGCGAAATTCTGCTGCATGGACCGACGGTATTAACGTAAACGATGAATTGATCAGTGTAGATGACGTCCCAGTGGATATTTCTATCGAGAACATGCCGGTTATTATGAGCAAAAAACCCGGGGAGTCTGTAAACATCCGCGTAAGAAGAGACGGGCTCATCAGAGATTTCAAGGTGACACTGAAAGCGAATCCAAATGTTAAACTGGAGGCTACCATAGATCCTAAGGCCACCGCTAAACAAAAAGCAGTGCTCAAAGGCTGGCTCAGATAG
- a CDS encoding efflux RND transporter periplasmic adaptor subunit, whose protein sequence is MKLKYIIYALLVIGIGSLVFYRINANKKLEGQGGKRGPAGGSSSLQVEGIVVKPGNFNNALEVTGTLEANEAVELRSEVSGLVTGINFREGTDVRKGALLVKINDRDIQAQLQEALTRQKLSATVENRSRQLLEKGAISQEEYDTSLADLRSLEAQTQLIRAQLARTAIYAPFSGKIGLRSISVGEYITPATLIARLSSINPLKISFSVPERYMGQITNGSEISFTTDGLNKTFKGKVYAIEPGVNVQTRTLQIRASVPNASGELLPGSFAKIKLNLRAVEDAILIPNEAIIPVLDGKTVFLSRNGKAQQVKVETGTRTAEHIVVTAGLQQGDTVLTTGAMAVKPDAAVKVTVVNQ, encoded by the coding sequence ATGAAACTGAAATATATCATTTATGCACTTCTTGTGATAGGAATCGGGTCGCTTGTCTTCTATCGTATTAATGCGAATAAGAAACTGGAAGGACAAGGCGGTAAACGCGGGCCGGCAGGAGGATCTTCAAGTTTGCAGGTTGAGGGTATCGTTGTTAAACCAGGTAATTTTAACAATGCTCTAGAAGTAACCGGTACCCTGGAAGCGAATGAGGCTGTTGAACTTCGCAGTGAGGTTTCCGGATTGGTGACGGGTATAAACTTCAGGGAGGGGACTGACGTGCGTAAAGGAGCTTTGCTTGTCAAAATTAACGATCGTGACATCCAGGCACAACTGCAGGAGGCACTGACCCGGCAGAAGCTTTCCGCTACTGTAGAGAATAGATCCAGACAACTGCTGGAGAAAGGTGCCATCAGTCAGGAAGAATACGATACCTCGCTGGCCGACCTGCGTTCTCTCGAAGCTCAAACTCAACTTATTCGGGCTCAATTGGCCAGGACCGCCATATACGCACCGTTTAGCGGTAAGATAGGTTTACGCTCGATATCTGTAGGTGAGTATATCACACCGGCTACTTTAATTGCAAGGCTTTCGAGCATTAATCCTTTAAAAATCAGCTTTTCTGTGCCGGAGCGTTACATGGGGCAGATCACCAACGGCTCGGAGATTTCATTCACCACTGACGGCTTAAATAAAACTTTCAAAGGAAAAGTGTACGCTATAGAGCCTGGCGTAAATGTGCAGACGCGTACCCTGCAAATCAGGGCTAGTGTGCCAAATGCGAGCGGTGAGCTGTTGCCCGGCTCTTTTGCCAAAATAAAACTTAACCTGCGCGCTGTAGAAGATGCTATTCTTATCCCTAATGAGGCGATAATACCTGTGCTGGACGGGAAGACAGTCTTCCTAAGCCGTAATGGTAAAGCACAGCAGGTCAAAGTCGAAACCGGAACCAGAACCGCCGAACATATCGTGGTAACTGCCGGCTTGCAGCAAGGAGATACGGTGCTGACCACCGGGGCGATGGCCGTGAAACCTGACGCTGCGGTAAAAGTAACTGTGGTTAATCAATAA
- a CDS encoding sigma-54-dependent transcriptional regulator codes for MAKTLIIEDDLTFSHILEGFLTKNGHQAVLYQDIKTSLPALERQSPEIILLDYRLPDGTGIDVLSYLRDRQMDVPVVIMTSFNDVRTAVRSMQMGAVDYITKPVNPDELLMVINHALNSGDTPSSIEFADALKGKSPNAEKLYEHIALVAPTNMSVIIQGESGTGKEYAARAVHMQSSRKEHPFIAIDCGALSKELAASELFGHVKGAFTGALSDKAGQFQAANKGTIFLDEIGNLSYEVQIKLLRALQERVIQPVGGTKTIKTDVRIIAATNDDLKTSVANGTFREDLYHRLNEFKIQLPPLRSRGKDIELFIDHFVALANKDLNRNVKHISAEAKELLMRYDWPGNLRELKNVIKRMVLLTPGDTAEAGSLPEEMIIAINQDPKASGSDLKAINETNERAMIVETLIKVKYNKSKAAKLLNIDRKTLYSKMERYEID; via the coding sequence ATGGCAAAAACACTAATCATTGAAGATGATTTAACTTTCTCCCATATATTGGAGGGCTTCCTGACTAAAAACGGGCATCAAGCTGTTTTATACCAGGACATTAAAACCAGTCTCCCAGCCCTGGAGCGGCAATCACCGGAGATCATCCTCCTTGATTACCGCCTTCCCGACGGCACGGGCATCGACGTACTTTCCTATTTACGGGACAGGCAGATGGATGTCCCGGTTGTGATCATGACCAGCTTCAACGACGTGCGTACAGCCGTAAGATCGATGCAAATGGGTGCGGTCGATTATATCACAAAGCCGGTGAACCCTGATGAGTTGCTCATGGTCATCAATCATGCACTTAACAGCGGCGATACGCCCTCCAGCATTGAATTTGCTGATGCCTTGAAGGGTAAAAGCCCGAATGCTGAAAAGTTATACGAACATATAGCGTTGGTAGCCCCCACAAATATGTCGGTCATTATTCAGGGCGAAAGCGGAACGGGAAAAGAATACGCTGCGAGGGCGGTACATATGCAGAGCAGCCGTAAAGAGCATCCTTTTATTGCGATCGACTGCGGCGCTTTATCAAAAGAACTTGCAGCCAGCGAACTGTTCGGACACGTTAAAGGTGCTTTTACCGGGGCCCTTTCTGACAAGGCCGGCCAATTTCAGGCAGCCAATAAGGGGACAATTTTTCTGGATGAAATCGGCAACCTGAGTTACGAAGTGCAGATCAAATTACTGCGTGCCTTGCAGGAACGGGTGATACAGCCCGTGGGAGGCACCAAAACGATTAAAACCGATGTGCGCATCATCGCAGCCACAAACGACGATTTAAAAACAAGTGTTGCCAATGGCACCTTCCGGGAAGATCTTTACCACAGACTTAACGAATTTAAAATTCAGCTGCCGCCATTGCGTAGCCGGGGGAAGGATATCGAGTTGTTCATCGATCATTTTGTTGCGCTGGCCAACAAGGACCTGAACAGGAATGTAAAGCACATTTCGGCAGAAGCCAAAGAACTGCTCATGCGGTATGACTGGCCGGGAAATCTCAGGGAACTCAAAAACGTCATCAAACGGATGGTCCTGCTGACCCCCGGCGACACCGCAGAAGCGGGATCTTTACCAGAGGAAATGATCATTGCGATCAACCAGGACCCTAAGGCATCGGGATCAGACCTGAAAGCCATCAACGAAACGAACGAGCGGGCGATGATCGTTGAAACACTGATCAAGGTAAAGTACAATAAGTCAAAAGCCGCCAAACTGCTTAATATCGACCGCAAGACGCTCTATAGCAAGATGGAGCGCTACGAGATCGATTAA
- a CDS encoding RrF2 family transcriptional regulator, which produces MLSKKTKYAIKALVALGKNTGNPPMQIVRLAEQEMIPRKFLEQILLDMRNAGYLYSKKGAGGGYSLNKDPRDIFLADILRITDGPIAMVPCASLKFYRKCDECHDEVTCGIRKTFIDVRNATLNVLASTSIADVMARETDNIVVS; this is translated from the coding sequence ATGCTGTCTAAAAAAACAAAGTATGCGATAAAGGCGCTTGTGGCACTGGGCAAGAACACTGGAAATCCGCCGATGCAAATTGTTCGGCTTGCGGAACAGGAGATGATTCCCCGGAAGTTTCTTGAACAGATTTTGCTCGATATGCGTAATGCCGGCTATCTGTACAGTAAAAAGGGTGCCGGTGGCGGCTACAGTTTAAACAAGGATCCCCGGGATATCTTTTTAGCGGATATTTTAAGGATTACCGACGGGCCTATTGCCATGGTACCCTGCGCCAGTTTAAAGTTTTACCGCAAATGTGATGAGTGTCATGATGAGGTCACATGTGGTATCCGAAAAACTTTTATAGATGTGAGAAACGCCACACTTAACGTTCTTGCTTCAACTTCTATTGCCGATGTCATGGCAAGAGAGACAGATAATATCGTTGTAAGTTAA